A single Henriciella sp. AS95 DNA region contains:
- a CDS encoding alpha/beta fold hydrolase — protein sequence MSKLTIQVFGPVRVIAGGEDVALPASRKTRALLAYLAMTGRLHRRERLCDLLWDLPDDPRGALRWSLSKLRSVFDRDDVTRIVADRERVQFDIEGVDIDFLKMRDIANGNEARPEDLIEAWEMTESELLEDCELPNQPGFSAWLSQQRNEVIRLRVRLARRLAVCPDLPPEASERWADRWLQDAPFDPIAAAYAVDARRGLGREREADALAEDLHQAFEAQGLDAPSFSSPSESSIAPIANTASTDTPDGVLVPTQSIRFAKTEDNALLAWASVGSESNPPLVKAANWLSHLELDWEAPIWSPLFRQLATTFNFVRYDERGCGLSDWDVPDISFETFVSDLERIVDAAGLEKFPLLGISQGAAVSIEYAARHPDKVSHLILFGGYTAGWRHTATPEEAKEREAMMVLTETGWGRQNPAYRHVFSRTFMPDATAEELAWFDEFQKNTTSPENAVRFLEAFSLLDVRDRLKDVQAPTLVIHCRGDMRIPIASGKQIAAELPNAEFLTLESNNHLLLGREPASKIFIEEIERFLKA from the coding sequence ATGAGCAAGCTCACCATTCAGGTGTTTGGTCCCGTGCGCGTAATTGCAGGGGGCGAAGACGTGGCGCTGCCTGCCTCCCGCAAGACGCGTGCATTGCTGGCCTATCTGGCGATGACTGGACGACTGCACAGACGCGAGCGTTTATGTGACCTTCTCTGGGATCTGCCGGACGATCCGCGTGGCGCCCTGCGCTGGTCCTTGAGCAAACTCCGCAGCGTGTTCGACCGCGATGATGTCACGCGGATTGTTGCAGACCGCGAACGGGTTCAGTTCGACATTGAAGGCGTGGACATCGATTTCCTGAAAATGCGAGACATCGCGAACGGCAATGAGGCGCGCCCGGAAGACCTCATCGAGGCCTGGGAGATGACCGAATCCGAGTTGCTGGAAGATTGCGAGCTGCCCAACCAGCCCGGGTTTTCGGCATGGCTGTCCCAGCAACGAAATGAAGTCATCAGGCTGCGTGTGCGTCTTGCGCGCCGCCTGGCGGTCTGTCCTGACCTGCCCCCCGAAGCCTCGGAGCGATGGGCCGACAGGTGGCTGCAGGACGCCCCTTTCGACCCCATCGCGGCTGCATATGCGGTCGACGCCCGGCGCGGACTGGGACGAGAACGGGAAGCTGACGCGCTGGCTGAAGACTTGCATCAGGCCTTTGAAGCGCAGGGGCTGGACGCGCCCTCATTCTCCTCCCCTTCCGAAAGCAGCATCGCGCCCATCGCCAACACCGCCTCAACCGATACGCCTGACGGCGTTCTCGTCCCGACCCAGTCCATTCGTTTTGCCAAGACTGAAGACAATGCCCTGCTTGCGTGGGCGAGCGTTGGCAGCGAGTCCAATCCACCGCTGGTCAAGGCGGCCAATTGGCTGTCACACCTCGAACTGGACTGGGAAGCGCCGATCTGGAGCCCGCTCTTCCGTCAACTGGCGACCACGTTCAATTTCGTCCGATATGATGAACGCGGATGCGGGCTGTCCGACTGGGACGTGCCGGATATCAGCTTCGAGACGTTCGTCAGCGACCTCGAACGGATCGTCGATGCGGCTGGCCTTGAAAAATTTCCATTGCTGGGCATCAGCCAGGGCGCGGCCGTCTCCATCGAATACGCGGCGCGCCATCCCGACAAGGTCTCACACCTCATCCTGTTCGGCGGATATACGGCCGGTTGGCGGCACACGGCGACCCCCGAAGAGGCCAAGGAGCGCGAAGCCATGATGGTGCTGACCGAAACCGGGTGGGGCCGGCAAAATCCGGCCTACCGGCATGTGTTCTCGCGCACCTTCATGCCGGACGCGACAGCCGAAGAACTCGCCTGGTTTGACGAATTCCAGAAAAACACGACGTCGCCCGAGAATGCGGTCCGGTTTCTTGAAGCCTTTTCCCTGCTTGATGTGCGCGATCGTCTCAAGGACGTGCAAGCGCCGACGCTCGTCATTCATTGCCGCGGCGACATGCGCATTCCGATCGCATCCGGCAAGCAGATTGCCGCTGAGCTGCCAAACGCCGAATTCCTGACGCTGGAAAGCAACAACCACCTGCTGCTAGGCCGCGAACCGGCCTCGAAGATCTTCATCGAGGAGATCGAGCGGTTCCTGAAGGCCTGA
- a CDS encoding DUF3772 domain-containing protein: MRSALKVINGLVFLFALMLAMPAFGQSTISDGALERLSEIETRLDAIAGEIQDLSEAEEAVDDNSALGSRIFRLSSIRDELGTLEQRAMTIRTQSQEALDAVADLLPGKRETADASQSGETASNESPAADTSEPDRLASSELSGVTAPYRELQRRASIAAADARLLAIDASRLSDQITQERETAFVSSVAERGLSPVRPAVWVEGLQTVDDVWNHILRQASAWRQSQIDRGAPYPVLILSLVSFVLLGGLMLLYRAFYRWETKRNTQRRPSRQTVATLAMTSFLLRFSTAFAVVLAIAGVGYLFGIKLFDTPAGQSIAFVMIAVLCMRALVSSVMAPRTTAFRLIGVGDETARAISISFLILVVAFAADSVFTATGVLASPGSALTALRTFCFALLTGGLLVWLAIKLRAKTDTGKSTVRIVIRWLILLLAFTVVVTSLAGYHFLSGYIVERIVLVSIVLMIAILVREFVRAAALKMLSGVVEKRRYASAREQDEADDDTSLINSEFWIKSSVDTIVILALPPFLALAFGMPPAELWTEIKQILSGFDIAGQRISIGGILSALFTVFAIMLATRLIQRTLERQILPKSHISSGAANSLVTLLGYAGVIIAIISAVGVIGFDLSSLAIIAGALSVGIGFGLQSIVSNFVAGLILLFERPFKIGDWIVTPSGEGTVQKINVRATEVLTFDRRSIIVPNAELVSNSFGNWTHKSDVMRVAIAVGVKYGSDTRKVEKLLLEIAESVQYIHKYPQPYVVFKDFADSSVNFELRAFIVADHIVVAPSEVRHEIARVFEREGITIPFPQRDIHFDWPDAPEGLGRQRQGKEDDSGQSKPASDENEKRAASEREDS, encoded by the coding sequence ATGAGATCAGCCCTGAAGGTGATCAACGGTCTGGTTTTCCTCTTCGCCCTCATGCTGGCAATGCCCGCTTTCGGCCAGTCGACAATCAGTGATGGGGCGCTGGAACGGCTATCGGAAATCGAAACACGGCTGGATGCCATTGCAGGCGAAATCCAAGACCTGTCAGAAGCCGAAGAGGCGGTCGATGACAACAGCGCCCTCGGCAGCAGGATCTTCCGATTATCGAGTATCCGAGATGAGCTCGGCACGCTCGAACAACGCGCGATGACCATCCGGACCCAGTCGCAGGAAGCACTGGACGCGGTCGCGGATCTCCTGCCCGGAAAGCGTGAGACAGCCGACGCCTCGCAGTCAGGCGAGACGGCGAGCAATGAGAGCCCCGCCGCAGACACAAGCGAGCCGGACCGCCTCGCGAGCAGCGAGCTTTCCGGCGTGACCGCTCCCTATCGGGAGCTTCAGCGCCGCGCGAGCATCGCGGCTGCGGATGCCCGTCTCCTTGCAATTGATGCCAGCCGGCTTTCTGACCAGATTACACAAGAACGCGAGACGGCATTCGTCTCATCCGTGGCGGAGCGCGGCCTCTCACCGGTTCGTCCTGCTGTGTGGGTTGAGGGCCTCCAGACGGTCGACGATGTCTGGAACCATATCTTGCGGCAGGCGAGCGCCTGGCGACAGTCGCAGATAGATCGGGGTGCGCCCTACCCCGTGCTGATCCTGTCTCTCGTATCCTTCGTCCTGCTGGGCGGGCTGATGCTGCTGTACAGAGCCTTCTATCGCTGGGAGACCAAGCGAAACACCCAAAGGCGTCCGAGCCGTCAGACTGTGGCAACGCTGGCCATGACGAGCTTCCTGCTGCGCTTCTCAACGGCTTTTGCTGTGGTTCTGGCGATTGCAGGCGTCGGCTATCTGTTCGGCATAAAGCTGTTCGACACGCCCGCCGGACAATCTATAGCATTCGTCATGATCGCGGTTCTCTGCATGCGCGCCCTCGTATCCTCCGTCATGGCACCGCGCACAACAGCCTTCCGCCTCATCGGTGTCGGCGATGAGACGGCGCGGGCCATTTCCATCTCCTTTCTTATTCTTGTTGTCGCCTTTGCCGCGGACTCCGTTTTTACAGCGACCGGCGTGCTGGCCTCACCAGGGAGTGCGCTCACAGCCCTGCGCACGTTCTGCTTTGCCCTGCTGACGGGGGGCCTGCTCGTCTGGCTTGCCATCAAGCTGAGAGCGAAAACAGACACCGGAAAATCGACGGTGCGCATTGTTATTCGCTGGCTCATTCTGCTTCTTGCCTTCACAGTCGTGGTGACGTCCCTTGCAGGGTATCACTTCCTCTCGGGCTATATTGTCGAACGCATTGTTCTGGTTTCGATCGTTCTCATGATCGCGATCCTCGTGCGCGAATTCGTCCGGGCCGCAGCGCTCAAAATGCTATCCGGCGTCGTTGAAAAGCGCCGTTACGCATCCGCGCGGGAGCAGGATGAGGCAGACGACGATACGAGCCTGATCAACTCGGAATTCTGGATCAAGAGCAGTGTCGACACGATCGTTATCCTGGCCCTGCCACCATTTCTGGCCCTGGCTTTTGGCATGCCGCCGGCCGAGCTCTGGACCGAGATCAAGCAAATCCTGTCCGGATTTGACATCGCCGGGCAGCGCATTTCCATCGGCGGAATCCTCTCAGCCCTGTTCACCGTGTTTGCGATCATGCTGGCGACCCGCCTCATCCAGCGCACGCTGGAGCGCCAGATCCTGCCCAAGTCCCACATCAGCAGCGGCGCGGCCAACTCACTTGTCACGCTGCTCGGCTATGCCGGCGTCATCATCGCCATCATATCAGCCGTCGGTGTGATCGGCTTCGATCTTTCGAGCCTTGCGATCATTGCCGGTGCGCTCTCTGTAGGCATCGGGTTCGGCCTGCAGAGTATCGTAAGCAACTTCGTCGCCGGCCTGATCCTGCTGTTCGAGAGGCCCTTCAAGATTGGCGACTGGATCGTCACCCCGTCGGGCGAAGGCACTGTGCAGAAGATCAATGTGCGTGCGACCGAAGTCCTGACCTTCGACCGTCGTTCGATCATCGTTCCGAATGCGGAACTTGTCAGCAATTCCTTCGGCAACTGGACCCATAAGAGCGACGTCATGCGCGTCGCGATCGCCGTGGGCGTGAAGTATGGCAGCGACACGCGCAAGGTCGAGAAGCTGCTCCTGGAGATCGCAGAGTCGGTCCAGTACATCCACAAATACCCGCAGCCCTATGTCGTGTTCAAAGATTTTGCCGACAGCTCGGTGAATTTCGAACTGCGCGCCTTTATCGTTGCAGACCACATCGTGGTCGCGCCCAGCGAAGTTCGCCACGAGATCGCGCGGGTGTTCGAGCGCGAAGGCATCACGATCCCCTTCCCGCAGCGCGATATCCATTTCGACTGGCCAGACGCACCAGAGGGCCTTGGCCGTCAGCGCCAGGGTAAAGAGGATGACAGCGGCCAGAGCAAACCGGCCTCAGACGAAAACGAGAAACGCGCGGCAAGTGAGCGGGAAGACAGCTAG